A window of Nitratireductor kimnyeongensis genomic DNA:
GCGCGATCTCGCGCTGCCTGCAATCAATCTCGGCCTCATCATGGCCGCCTACATCACCCGTGTGGCGCGGTCAGCCATGCTGGAGGTGCTCAATCAGGACTATGTGCGAACGGCCTATGCCAAGGGGCTGGCCTTTGCCACCATCATCTGGCGCCACTGCCTGCGCAACGCGATGATCCCGGTCGTCACGGTCGTCGGTCTCTATCTCGGGATTCTGATCGGCAATTCGGTTCTGACCGAAATCGTCTTCAATCGTCCGGGGCTCGGCAAGCTCATCATCGGTGCGCTCAACCAGCGCGACTACACCATGCTGCAGGGCATGATGGTGATCTACACGCTCATCGTCGTTCTCGTGAACCTGTTGACCGACCTGACCTATGGTCTGATCGACCCGAGGATCAAGTACTCATGACACAGGCTACAACAACCTCCCTCTCCCGCGTTGCCTATCTGCGCAGCGCGCTCGCCGCCACCGGCAGTGGCCTCCTGAAGGCTTTTAATGCCAACAAGACGTCCTGGGTCGGCCTCGGTGTTTTCCTGATCGTCGCCGCCTTGGCCATCCTGGCGCCCTGGATTGCGCCCTATGATCCGCTTGATCAGAACATCCTGTTTCGCCTTAAGCCGCCATCGGCCGAGCACTGGTTCGGGACGGATTATTACGGCCGCGATACGCTCTCCCGCATTCTTTGGGGCGCGCGCATCTCGCTTGCCATCGGTCTGCTTGCCATCGGTTCGGCCATGATCCTCGGTACGCTCATCGGCATGATCGCCGGCTATTACGGGGGGCGCACCGATATCATCATCATGCAGATCATGGATGTGCTTCTGGCCTTCCCCTCGCTGATCCTCGGCCTCATTGTTGTTGCCATGCTCGGGCCTTCCATCGCCAATCTGGTGATCGCGATCGCGCTGACGGCCATCCCGCCCTTTGCCCGCATCGCACGCGCACCCACCATTGCGGTAAAGAACCGCGAATTCATAGAAGCCGGACGTGCGCTGGGCTACTCCGACTCACGCCTGATGTTCGGCCATATCCTGCCCAACATTGCGCCCGAGATCCTCGTCATGGGTTCGCTCTGGCTCGCCACGGCCATTCGCGTGGAGGCTTCGCTTGCCTTCATCGGCCTTGGTGTGGCCCCGCCGACCGCTACCTGGGGCGGCATGATCCGGGAGGGATTCGAGAACATTCTCGACAGCTTCTGGCTGGCCCTTTTTCCATCCATCGCCATCCTCATCGTCGTTTTCGCACTCAATCTGCTCGGTGATGGATTGCGCGATGCCATTGATCCGAGATTGCGGGGTGAAGAATGAGCACGCCCATCCTATCCATCAACGGGCTCACCACGTCCTTTCGCGTGGAGGGAAAATGGCTGCCGGTGGTGCGCAATGTCAGCTTCGATATCGGTCGCGGCGAGACGGTCGCCGTGGTCGGCGAATCCGGTTCCGGCAAGTCGGTTACCGCACTCTCCATCATGCGGCTCATCCAGCAGGGCATGGGGCGCATAGAGGGTTCGATCAGGCTTGATGGCCGTGAGCTCTTGACCCTTGACGAGGAAGCCATGCGCGACGTGCGCGGTGGCGAGATCGGCATGATCTTCCAGGAGCCCATGACGAGCCTCAACCCGGTTCTCACCGTCGGCTTCCAGGTGGCGGAAGCACTGCGCCGCCATCGGGGCATGGATGCTGCCCAGGCCGAGGCCGAGGTCCAACGCCTCTTCGAGCTTGTGCGCATACCGGATGGCAAGCGCCGCGCGAGCGAGCATCCGCACAGTTTTTCCGGCGGTATGCGCCAGCGTGTGATGATCGCCATGGCGCTTGCCTGCCAGCCCAAGCTTCTGATTGCTGACGAGCCGACAACGGCGCTCGACGTGACCATTCAGGCCCAGATTCTCGAGCTCATCCGCGAGCTTCAAAAAGACATCGGCATGTCGGTGATGTTCATCACCCACGATATGGGCGTGGTTGCCGAGATCGCCGACCGCGTCGTGGTGATGTTGAAAGGCGACAAGGTTGAGGAGGCGCCGGCAGCAGAGCTCTTTAACGCCCCGAAAGAGGGCTACACCAGAATGCTTTTGGGCGCAGTGCCCAAACTTGGCACACTGGCCAACACGCAGACACCGCGCCGTTTCCCGGCAATGGATCTCTCTGGCCCAGGTCCCGAGCCAGAAGGTGAACCGGACAATCGCGGCAAGCCTATTCTGCAAGTCGAGGGGCTGACGACACGTTTCGCGGTGCGGGGAGGCCTGCTTGGAGGGGTCAAGGGCCAGGTTCACGCGGTGGAGGATGTGTCGTTTTCGGTGCGCGCTGGCGAGACGCTGGCGCTGGTTGGTGAATCCGGCTGCGGAAAATCTACCACCGGTCGATCCATCCTGCGGCTGGTCGAGCCGGTCGCCGGTCGCGTTTCGTTTGAGGGCGAAAACCTGATGGATGCCGACCCGGCGAGCCTGCGTGCGGCGCGCCGACGCATGCAGATGATCTTTCAGGATCCCTATGGTTCGCTCAATCCCCGTCAGACGGTGGGATCCGCTATCGCCGAGCCGATCCGGGTGCACGGTCTCGGCAATCCCATGGAGGCGCAGGATAAGGTCGCCAGACTTCTGGACCTCGTTGGGCTCACCCCGGAGCACGCGCTGCGTTTCCCGCACGAGTTTTCAGGCGGTCAACGCCAGCGTGTCTGCATTGCCCGAGGACTTGCCCTTGAACCCAGCCTCATCGTTGCCGATGAATCGGTTTCAGCGCTCGATGCTTCGATCAAGGCGCAGGTGGTCAATCTCATGCTTGATCTGCAGCGCGAGCTAGGCTTGGCCTATCTGTTCATCAGCCATGATATCGCGGTCGTCGAAAGGGTCAGCCATCGCATTGCCGTGATGCTCCTCGGCGAGATCGTCGAGATCGGGCCACGCGACGCGGTCCTGTCCAATCCACGCCACCCATACACCCGCAAACTCATCGACGCGGTTCCGGTCCCCGATCCGGCGACACGCGGTCGCCGGCGCGGTCTTATCGCCGAGGAGTTGAAGAGCCCTGTGCGTCCGTTAGGCTGGGAGAGGCCCGCGCGCCGAATGCTGGAGGTGGGACCGGATCACTTTGTCATGGAGCATTAGTCCGCCATCACCCTACCGGATCATTCGGAATCTACTGTCCTCCGAGCGCGGCGTCGACGGCGTGGCCCAGTTTTTCGACGATCAGGTCGATGGTGTCCTGGTCGACATTGTAAGGCGGTGCCAGGAGAATGTGATCGCCGGAGGTCCCGTCGATCGTGCCGCTTCCCGGATAGATCATGAGGCCGATCTCCATGGCGCTTTTCTTGATCGCAGCGCCGATTTTCCGGCCGGATGAAAACGGCTCTTTCGTATCGCGATGCTCGACCAGTTCGATGGCCTGGAGCAGGCCGCGTCCCCGCACGTCGCCGATATGCGGATGGTTGCCGAACCGGGCAAGCAGTCGTTCGCGCAACTGATCCCCGCGCGCAATCACATTGTCGATGAGGGCATCGTCGTGAATGATCTGCTGAACGGCAAGTGCGGCAGCACACACCAGCGGATGGGCCGAATAGGTGTGCCCATGAACGAAGCTGCCGCTGCCACCGGTGATCGTCTCGTAGACATCCTTTGAGCACATGACGGCGGCAATGGGCTGGTATCCGCCGCCAAGACCCTTGGCCAGCGTCAGGATGTCGGGCGCCACATTTTCCTGCTCGCAGGCAAGAAAGCTGCCGGTTCTGCCGGAGCCGCACATCACCTCATCGAGAATGAGGAGCACGCCATAGCGGTTACAGATTTCCCGGATTTTCTGGAAATAGCCCTTTTCGGCGGCAACCGCGCCTGCGGTCGCACCGACGACTGTTTCAGCCAGGAAAGCGATGACGTTCTCAGGGCCGAGTTCTCTTATCTTGTCTTCAAGGAGGTTGGCAGCACGGTTTGCATAGTCATTCGCGCTCTCACCGGCATGGGCATAGCGATAGGCAAAGCAGGGCTCGATCTTGGGTTCTTCGAGCAGGAACGGCGCATAGGGTTTTCGCCGTGGCGGATTGCCCCCGACCGAGAGTGCTCCCAGCGTGTTGCCGTGGTAGCTCTGGTGTCTGGAGATCACCAGCCTGCGCGAGGGCTCGCCGCGCTCGACATGATACTGACGCGCCATCTTGATCGCCGCCTCGATGGCTTCGGAGCCGCTGCCGACGAGATAGACCTTGTCGAGGGGGAGCGGCGTCGCGGCGCACAGATGGTCGGCGAGTGCTTCGGCCGCATTGGAGGTGAAGAAGCTGGTATGCGCATAGCTGATCTGCGCCATCTGCTGCTGAATGGCTTCAAGAACACGCACATCGCCATGCCCGATGCAGGATACGGCAGCGCCGCCGCAGGCATCGATATAGCGCTTGCCGGTCTCGTCGGTGATGTAAGCGCCGCTCCCTCCAACAGCGACCGGGAGCGGGTTGCCGGGGGTGCGGTGAAAAACATGGGTCATTCGGATGTCTCTGTTATCGTGCGCGCCGGTGCGCGTGGTAGGAGCCGGAGGCGTAAAGCTGTTCTTCGATGGTGCCGATGCGCTCCATCGCCGTGTCCTGAAGCTCCGTGAGCATGGCGGCGGCAAGCCCTTCGACAACGCCGACAGCCGAAATCACGGACGGAAAGAAGGATGGGCTTTCGGCTGAAAAGAGCAGGCTGGTGAATGCATGGGGTTGCAATGGCGTGGCGCGGCTGTCGCTCAGCGAAACCAGTTTCGCGCCGGAGGAGCGGATGCCCTCGGCCACCATGTCGATCTCGCGCGCATAGGGCTGGAAGTTTATGGAGAGAACCGCATCGCGCTCCGTCAGCATGGCAAGGTCGGCCACCAGCGAAGATCCCTCACTGCCGAGAAGCTCCACATTGGGGCGCAGCATCTTGCAAAGATAGGTGAAGGTAAGCCCCGGCCCCCGGCAGCTCATGAAGGCGGCGACGTAAAGCCGCTCGGCATGAGCAAGTGTTTTTGCTGCAGCGGAGATGTCCGAGGTCGCATTGCTTTTCAGCGCATAGGCAAGGCTTGCCTCCTGCGCCTTGAAGGTCTCGGCCAGAAGGCCGCTACCCTTGTCCTGTTTCACCGCTTCCACGGCCTTGTCGGCATAGCGCGCGGGTCCGGTCCTGAAACTTTCGGCATAAACGGCACGCAATTGCGACCAGTCGGCGAAATCCAGCGTACGCGCCAGGCGCACGAGTGTGGCTGGTGCAACGCCGGCGCGGTTGGCGATTTCGCGCATGGAGAGCAGCACGACATCGTCCGGGTGATCGATCAGGTAGCGGGCTCCATCGGCAAGCCGGCGGGGCAGCGTTTCAATCTGCGAGATCATACGCTGTGTCAGCGCTTCAAGGTCTGTCATCTCTGCCATCCTTTTACCCGCTTATCAGGCTGGGCAACCACAAGACGGTTGCCGGAAATGCGATGAGTATGGCGACGGTCACCACATCGGCAAGCAGGAACCATCCCACGCCGCGGAAGACATCGCTGATGGACACTTTATCGGCGACCACGTTCTTGATGACGAAGACATTGAGACCCACCGGCGGTGTGATGAGCCCGATCTCCAGATATTTGGTGATCATGACGCCGGCATAGATCAGGCTGATGTCCGCGGTCTCGAAGATGGGCAGGAGAACCGGAAGGGTGAGCAGCATCACCCCGATGGGATCGAGGAACATGCCGAGCACGAGATAGATCAGCGAGACCGCGATGATGATCAGAAGCGGCGACATGTCCTCTCCGATCAGGCCCTGCACATAGTCGGGGAAGCCCGCAAAGGCGAAAAGCCGGGTCAGAAGCGCTGCGGCCACAGCAATGAGGAAGATTGCTGAGGTGGAGCGAATCGTCTCGAACGCAGCCGCTTTCAGCGCTTCCCAGGAAAGTGTGCGCTTGGCAAAGCCGATGGCGATGGAGGCAAGGGCACCGATGGCGCCTGCCTCGGTTGCGGAAAAAAGCCCGGCAAAGATGCCGCCGAACACGGTGATGACGAGCAGGAAGAGCGGCCATGTCTCGCCCAGAGCAAGAAACCGCTCGCGCCAGTCGACGCTGGTCTCACGCGGAGCAAGAGCCGGGTTGTGCCTGACACGAAGCAGGATCATCAGGCCGTACATGAGCGCGGTCAGAAGGCCGGGGATCACTGCACCGATGAAGAGCTCGCTGACGGGAACCTCGGCGAAAACGGCATAAAGAAGCAGAATGGTGCTTGGTGGGATGAGGGATCCCATCGTGCCGGCGGCAGCGATCGTGCCCACGGCAAGCTTGGCGTCGTATCCACGGTCGAGCATGGCCGGCACGGCGATCTTGCCCATGGCGGCTGCACAGGCGACAGAGGATCCGGTGACGGATGAAAAGAGCGCGGCCCCACCCACTGAAGAGATAGCGAGCCCGCCGGGCAGAAAGTTGAGCCAGGCGCGGGCGACACGGAAAAGCCCGTCTGTCAGACCGGCCGAAAAACACACATAGCCCATGAACAGGAACATGGGGATGGCGCTCAGGCTCCAATGGGCGGCGAAGGCATGGGGAACCGAGCGCATGACGCCCCAGGTCGCCCGTTCTCCCACAAGGAGATACATGCCGACGATTGCGACGAGGCCGAGCGCCGCTGCAACGGGAACGCGCAGCGCGAGGAGGATCATGAGCGCACCAAGCGCCCAGTAGACAAGG
This region includes:
- a CDS encoding ABC transporter permease, with protein sequence MTQATTTSLSRVAYLRSALAATGSGLLKAFNANKTSWVGLGVFLIVAALAILAPWIAPYDPLDQNILFRLKPPSAEHWFGTDYYGRDTLSRILWGARISLAIGLLAIGSAMILGTLIGMIAGYYGGRTDIIIMQIMDVLLAFPSLILGLIVVAMLGPSIANLVIAIALTAIPPFARIARAPTIAVKNREFIEAGRALGYSDSRLMFGHILPNIAPEILVMGSLWLATAIRVEASLAFIGLGVAPPTATWGGMIREGFENILDSFWLALFPSIAILIVVFALNLLGDGLRDAIDPRLRGEE
- a CDS encoding ABC transporter ATP-binding protein, translating into MSTPILSINGLTTSFRVEGKWLPVVRNVSFDIGRGETVAVVGESGSGKSVTALSIMRLIQQGMGRIEGSIRLDGRELLTLDEEAMRDVRGGEIGMIFQEPMTSLNPVLTVGFQVAEALRRHRGMDAAQAEAEVQRLFELVRIPDGKRRASEHPHSFSGGMRQRVMIAMALACQPKLLIADEPTTALDVTIQAQILELIRELQKDIGMSVMFITHDMGVVAEIADRVVVMLKGDKVEEAPAAELFNAPKEGYTRMLLGAVPKLGTLANTQTPRRFPAMDLSGPGPEPEGEPDNRGKPILQVEGLTTRFAVRGGLLGGVKGQVHAVEDVSFSVRAGETLALVGESGCGKSTTGRSILRLVEPVAGRVSFEGENLMDADPASLRAARRRMQMIFQDPYGSLNPRQTVGSAIAEPIRVHGLGNPMEAQDKVARLLDLVGLTPEHALRFPHEFSGGQRQRVCIARGLALEPSLIVADESVSALDASIKAQVVNLMLDLQRELGLAYLFISHDIAVVERVSHRIAVMLLGEIVEIGPRDAVLSNPRHPYTRKLIDAVPVPDPATRGRRRGLIAEELKSPVRPLGWERPARRMLEVGPDHFVMEH
- a CDS encoding aspartate aminotransferase family protein; translated protein: MTHVFHRTPGNPLPVAVGGSGAYITDETGKRYIDACGGAAVSCIGHGDVRVLEAIQQQMAQISYAHTSFFTSNAAEALADHLCAATPLPLDKVYLVGSGSEAIEAAIKMARQYHVERGEPSRRLVISRHQSYHGNTLGALSVGGNPPRRKPYAPFLLEEPKIEPCFAYRYAHAGESANDYANRAANLLEDKIRELGPENVIAFLAETVVGATAGAVAAEKGYFQKIREICNRYGVLLILDEVMCGSGRTGSFLACEQENVAPDILTLAKGLGGGYQPIAAVMCSKDVYETITGGSGSFVHGHTYSAHPLVCAAALAVQQIIHDDALIDNVIARGDQLRERLLARFGNHPHIGDVRGRGLLQAIELVEHRDTKEPFSSGRKIGAAIKKSAMEIGLMIYPGSGTIDGTSGDHILLAPPYNVDQDTIDLIVEKLGHAVDAALGGQ
- a CDS encoding MurR/RpiR family transcriptional regulator, encoding MTDLEALTQRMISQIETLPRRLADGARYLIDHPDDVVLLSMREIANRAGVAPATLVRLARTLDFADWSQLRAVYAESFRTGPARYADKAVEAVKQDKGSGLLAETFKAQEASLAYALKSNATSDISAAAKTLAHAERLYVAAFMSCRGPGLTFTYLCKMLRPNVELLGSEGSSLVADLAMLTERDAVLSINFQPYAREIDMVAEGIRSSGAKLVSLSDSRATPLQPHAFTSLLFSAESPSFFPSVISAVGVVEGLAAAMLTELQDTAMERIGTIEEQLYASGSYHAHRRAR
- a CDS encoding TRAP transporter large permease, yielding MDSITLVYWALGALMILLALRVPVAAALGLVAIVGMYLLVGERATWGVMRSVPHAFAAHWSLSAIPMFLFMGYVCFSAGLTDGLFRVARAWLNFLPGGLAISSVGGAALFSSVTGSSVACAAAMGKIAVPAMLDRGYDAKLAVGTIAAAGTMGSLIPPSTILLLYAVFAEVPVSELFIGAVIPGLLTALMYGLMILLRVRHNPALAPRETSVDWRERFLALGETWPLFLLVITVFGGIFAGLFSATEAGAIGALASIAIGFAKRTLSWEALKAAAFETIRSTSAIFLIAVAAALLTRLFAFAGFPDYVQGLIGEDMSPLLIIIAVSLIYLVLGMFLDPIGVMLLTLPVLLPIFETADISLIYAGVMITKYLEIGLITPPVGLNVFVIKNVVADKVSISDVFRGVGWFLLADVVTVAILIAFPATVLWLPSLISG